A stretch of the Thiomicrorhabdus indica genome encodes the following:
- the yajC gene encoding preprotein translocase subunit YajC codes for MSFFISDAMAEGTAAAQGSGWEGLIPLVLLFVVFYFLLIRPQQKKVKEHKALVEAIKKGDEVATYGGLLGKIRDLNDSFCDLEIADNVIVKIERSNIARLLPKGTLKGE; via the coding sequence ATGAGCTTTTTTATTAGTGATGCAATGGCAGAAGGAACGGCAGCGGCACAAGGAAGCGGCTGGGAAGGTCTCATCCCATTAGTACTACTTTTTGTGGTGTTTTATTTCTTGTTGATTCGTCCTCAACAAAAGAAAGTAAAAGAACATAAAGCATTAGTTGAAGCGATTAAAAAAGGTGATGAAGTCGCTACTTATGGTGGTCTTCTTGGAAAAATTCGTGATTTGAATGACAGTTTTTGTGATTTGGAAATCGCGGATAATGTCATTGTGAAAATCGAACGCTCTAATATTGCTCGCCTGTTACCTAAAGGTACTTTAAAAGGCGAATAA
- the tgt gene encoding tRNA guanosine(34) transglycosylase Tgt yields the protein MEFELDNTDGRARRGRLKFSRGIVETPAFMPVGTYGSVKGMTPEEIETTGAQIILGNTFHLALRPGTDIIEMHGDLHDFTHWEGPILTDSGGFQVFSLGKMRKIKEEGVTFNSPVNGAKIFMGPEESMEVQRKLGSDIVMIFDECTPYPASHEVAKESMELSLRWAKRSKDAHGDNPSALFGIVQGGMYEDLRVVSAEGLKEIGFDGYAIGGLSVGEPKDEMMATLDYTEPHLPKDKPRYLMGVGKPEDIVEAVRRGIDMFDCVMPTRNARNGFLFTREGVVKIRNAKHKTSLEPLDKECSCYTCQNYSRAYLHHLDKCKEIQGARLNTIHNLTYYQDLMKGLREAISENRLDAFVQEFYEGIGQPIPPLD from the coding sequence ATGGAATTTGAATTAGATAATACCGATGGTCGTGCACGTCGCGGACGTTTAAAATTTTCTCGTGGAATTGTGGAAACGCCTGCGTTTATGCCGGTTGGAACTTATGGTTCAGTGAAAGGAATGACGCCTGAAGAGATTGAAACCACCGGTGCGCAGATTATTCTGGGTAATACCTTTCATTTAGCGTTACGGCCTGGGACTGATATTATTGAAATGCATGGTGATTTGCATGATTTCACGCATTGGGAAGGGCCAATTTTGACCGATTCTGGTGGGTTTCAGGTATTTAGTCTAGGAAAAATGCGCAAAATCAAAGAAGAGGGTGTAACGTTTAATAGCCCCGTGAATGGTGCCAAAATTTTTATGGGACCTGAAGAGTCAATGGAAGTTCAACGCAAGTTGGGTTCTGATATTGTGATGATTTTTGATGAATGTACGCCTTATCCTGCAAGTCATGAGGTGGCAAAAGAGTCAATGGAGCTTTCTTTGCGTTGGGCAAAGCGCTCAAAAGATGCGCATGGAGATAATCCTTCAGCACTGTTTGGGATTGTGCAAGGTGGCATGTATGAAGATTTACGAGTGGTTTCGGCAGAAGGTCTGAAAGAGATTGGGTTTGATGGTTACGCGATTGGCGGTTTGTCTGTGGGTGAGCCAAAAGATGAAATGATGGCAACGTTGGATTACACGGAGCCTCATCTACCAAAAGACAAGCCACGCTATCTGATGGGAGTAGGTAAACCGGAGGATATCGTTGAAGCGGTTCGACGTGGTATTGATATGTTTGATTGTGTGATGCCAACTCGAAATGCCCGTAATGGCTTTTTGTTTACTCGCGAAGGTGTGGTGAAGATTCGTAATGCGAAACATAAGACGAGTCTTGAGCCTTTGGATAAAGAATGCTCGTGTTACACCTGCCAAAATTATTCGCGCGCGTATCTACACCATTTGGATAAGTGTAAAGAAATTCAAGGTGCACGATTGAATACTATTCATAATTTGACTTACTATCAGGATTTGATGAAAGGGCTGCGAGAGGCAATTAGTGAAAATCGACTGGATGCCTTCGTACAGGAGTTTTATGAAGGGATTGGTCAGCCTATACCGCCTTTGGATTGA
- a CDS encoding DUF4347 domain-containing protein — MTQAHQLSQPSKSSQVAIIDQSIKDYQTLVASATAQGLEVKLITPQRDGFEQLAETLTGRSDIDALHIICHGRPGQLLLGETGIDTDDLIHHADSLRQIASTLADNADCLIYACELGQGVEGAVFLNTLQDYIGCSVAAASHKVGHADLGGAWALDMTLGAVQTPMIKSTEWRGVLVGAPTLLTAESTPADGGTMSDGSANIVLKFSEAMTFPSDFSIKPFTIFLYKGGQQLYWFLPKHNDDLNLEVYDPNEDMSEFLDGGYIDSTDQSLMVLNPPANLEPGEYYIRIDNQDAPNALVGQTSGLALADINITDPNPFNFTVGTANDAPTITGAPTDVTVTEDTLSDIDLSAIEFADTDGDQLTVTITASDGTFAAPADGANIGSGVTESLNDGSGSNVITLVGSAADINTYLDTASNIQYTGAENASGDNAATITIAADDGNGGNLASNPTVNIDITEVNDAPTLTATASNPTFTEEGSSASLFSAAAADSIETGQTFTELTLTVTNVSDTTESLTLDGSTVNLTNGATGNTETNNLSYNVSISEGTATVSLTNGSLTAEQLQTLINAIAYSNSDQNPTTDQNRVVTITQLKDNGGTENEGVDTASLSLASTVTVEAVNDAPVLDANESPAFSDLLENAAAPVNGSTSKAVLVSDLLTGASDADGNSLGMAITGVNENGSLYYTTDGGATWTELTASVSETSALVLAGDANSYLYFQPNADYSGELNDAISFKAWDGTDGSTAGQLVNTQGGAFEAKDFSEDSQALFVETLGNFAYISVEYNGGAIVGYDVSNPNLFQFDGFEILGGAGLAIANNLAYVTSGTKLSVVDINRKIDGNAYFPLGDSLDLGFTASSLVIGDVESMPADPTGDPNAQNEIITKAFVVDPTGKKVTAIQVTSDKDNPVTMTTTGAVNYTVSGTPNHADLSATHLFVADGNGIAVFVTTPSGFEVSPLQTFTTTGIAHAVKVVGNYAYVADGAEGLKILNIADLDNISEVGSVDTNGTAVMLKVVENTVYLADADAGVQIIDVSDPTNPTISHTIDTTGSVKDVAFANGTLFVADYGNAFLSYTQGENTAFSSDSDMVSLTVFENSLPTGEVQVEGTVQQGQTLTASNTLADEDGLGDISYQWLRDGQPIADAMGETYALTSADVGAEISVSASYTDGQGTDEIVTSAATSIVSALPTPPPPVPTEAPTPEPTEPPTEAPTEAPTPEPTVDTVDGVTVETQEESDENGNQTTTINVAPTTDERDEDEETEHGNLADIPIASDEQGNPVVQVSIPTGVGFTAQAVTPATNENGDLATTLRELLISVSEPRTESEEDLNEIIQEGIDAYVPTVNDEAQVTVRTVTLSTAEGRDGPVPSEPIIVTGAMGTGEDDLDNPDRQEALVIDVRDLPSGTVLQLDNVEFAIVIGATSINGGEGRNIVSGDGSSQFIVLGEADDILKGGAGNDTIGSRGGDDELYGGSGDDILFGGTDDDLIDGGVGTDIAVFAYDYAEYSITQLENTEDGTPQWQVSHATEGTDTLVNIEYLEFADVTITLTGESQINDFATSGLLFF; from the coding sequence ATGACTCAAGCTCACCAATTAAGCCAACCAAGTAAATCAAGCCAAGTCGCCATTATTGATCAATCCATTAAGGACTATCAAACCCTTGTTGCCAGTGCAACTGCCCAAGGCCTAGAAGTGAAGCTTATCACCCCACAGAGGGATGGCTTTGAACAGTTGGCTGAAACCTTAACCGGCCGGTCAGATATTGACGCACTGCATATTATCTGCCACGGCCGCCCCGGCCAACTGCTTCTGGGCGAGACGGGGATCGATACCGATGACTTGATTCATCATGCCGACAGCTTGCGCCAGATCGCCAGCACACTCGCGGACAATGCCGACTGTCTGATTTATGCCTGTGAGCTGGGGCAAGGTGTGGAAGGTGCGGTGTTTCTGAATACCCTGCAGGACTATATCGGTTGTTCGGTCGCCGCCGCCAGCCACAAGGTCGGCCATGCTGATTTGGGCGGTGCTTGGGCGCTGGATATGACTTTGGGAGCGGTGCAAACCCCGATGATCAAGAGCACCGAGTGGCGAGGGGTGTTGGTCGGTGCGCCCACCTTATTGACGGCTGAGTCAACACCGGCTGACGGCGGCACTATGAGCGATGGCTCGGCTAATATTGTGCTTAAATTTAGTGAGGCGATGACTTTTCCCTCAGACTTTAGTATCAAACCTTTCACTATATTTTTATATAAAGGTGGTCAGCAGCTTTATTGGTTTCTACCTAAACACAACGATGATTTAAATCTAGAAGTTTACGATCCAAATGAAGATATGAGTGAATTTTTGGACGGTGGCTACATAGATTCCACTGATCAAAGCTTGATGGTTCTAAATCCGCCTGCAAATCTGGAACCGGGAGAATACTACATCAGAATAGATAACCAAGATGCTCCAAATGCCTTAGTCGGTCAGACCAGTGGTCTAGCACTGGCGGATATCAATATTACCGACCCAAACCCCTTTAACTTCACCGTCGGCACCGCGAACGACGCACCAACCATCACCGGCGCACCCACCGATGTCACCGTCACCGAAGACACCCTATCAGACATCGATTTATCGGCGATTGAATTTGCCGATACCGATGGCGATCAACTCACCGTCACCATTACCGCATCGGACGGAACCTTTGCAGCACCGGCGGATGGAGCCAATATTGGTTCGGGAGTGACCGAAAGCTTGAATGACGGCTCCGGCAGCAATGTGATTACGCTGGTAGGATCAGCAGCGGATATTAACACCTATCTGGATACCGCTTCTAATATCCAATACACCGGCGCAGAAAATGCCAGCGGCGACAATGCGGCTACGATCACGATTGCCGCCGATGACGGCAATGGCGGAAATTTAGCATCCAACCCAACGGTGAATATTGATATTACCGAAGTCAATGATGCACCGACTTTAACGGCGACGGCAAGCAATCCAACCTTTACCGAAGAAGGTAGTTCAGCAAGTCTATTCAGTGCCGCGGCGGCGGATTCTATTGAAACCGGACAAACCTTTACTGAGCTGACCCTGACAGTCACCAATGTGTCCGACACCACCGAAAGCCTCACTCTGGATGGCAGTACGGTCAACCTGACCAATGGTGCGACCGGCAACACAGAAACTAACAATCTGAGCTATAACGTGTCAATCAGCGAAGGCACTGCGACGGTTTCACTGACTAACGGCAGTTTAACCGCCGAACAACTGCAAACCCTAATCAACGCCATCGCGTACAGTAACAGTGATCAAAACCCGACCACCGATCAAAATCGTGTGGTGACCATTACCCAGCTCAAAGACAACGGCGGCACCGAAAATGAGGGGGTTGATACCGCCAGCTTAAGCCTTGCCAGTACCGTCACTGTGGAAGCAGTCAATGATGCACCGGTTTTGGATGCGAATGAATCACCCGCGTTTTCTGATCTGCTTGAAAATGCCGCCGCTCCTGTGAATGGCTCAACCTCCAAAGCCGTGCTGGTCAGTGATCTGCTGACAGGAGCCAGTGATGCCGATGGTAATTCACTGGGCATGGCGATTACCGGTGTTAACGAAAACGGCAGCTTGTATTACACCACCGATGGCGGCGCAACCTGGACAGAACTCACCGCAAGTGTTTCAGAAACATCTGCACTGGTTTTGGCAGGCGATGCCAATAGCTATCTCTATTTCCAACCTAATGCCGATTACAGCGGCGAGCTCAACGATGCTATCAGCTTTAAAGCTTGGGATGGCACAGATGGCTCCACCGCTGGCCAGCTCGTGAATACTCAGGGTGGCGCATTTGAGGCAAAGGATTTTAGCGAAGATTCGCAGGCACTTTTTGTTGAGACACTGGGCAACTTTGCGTATATCTCTGTTGAATATAACGGTGGCGCGATTGTTGGCTACGATGTCAGTAATCCAAATCTTTTTCAGTTTGACGGGTTTGAAATACTCGGTGGTGCAGGCTTGGCGATTGCGAATAATCTAGCTTATGTCACCTCAGGAACAAAGCTTAGTGTGGTTGATATCAACCGAAAGATAGATGGTAATGCCTATTTCCCTTTGGGTGATAGTCTAGATCTTGGCTTTACCGCAAGCAGTTTGGTGATTGGCGATGTCGAGTCGATGCCGGCTGATCCCACCGGTGATCCCAATGCTCAGAATGAGATTATTACTAAAGCATTTGTAGTCGATCCAACTGGCAAAAAAGTCACGGCGATTCAGGTAACCAGCGACAAAGATAACCCTGTCACTATGACAACGACGGGCGCAGTTAACTACACTGTCAGCGGTACGCCAAATCATGCCGATCTATCCGCTACACATTTGTTTGTGGCTGATGGCAATGGCATTGCCGTGTTTGTTACAACTCCCAGTGGTTTTGAAGTTTCACCTTTACAAACCTTTACCACCACAGGAATAGCCCATGCCGTCAAAGTGGTGGGTAACTATGCTTATGTGGCAGATGGTGCGGAAGGTCTGAAAATTCTGAATATTGCTGACCTTGATAATATTTCCGAAGTCGGCAGTGTCGATACCAACGGCACCGCAGTGATGCTTAAAGTGGTTGAAAACACCGTCTATCTGGCGGATGCCGATGCCGGAGTACAAATTATTGATGTCTCCGATCCGACTAACCCAACCATCAGCCACACGATTGACACGACAGGAAGCGTTAAAGATGTGGCATTTGCCAACGGTACTCTTTTTGTTGCCGACTACGGCAATGCCTTCCTGTCCTATACCCAAGGGGAAAATACCGCTTTTTCAAGCGACAGTGATATGGTCAGCTTAACGGTGTTTGAAAATAGCCTTCCAACTGGTGAAGTGCAAGTTGAAGGGACGGTTCAACAAGGCCAAACGCTTACGGCCAGCAATACTCTTGCGGATGAAGACGGCCTAGGTGACATCTCTTATCAATGGTTGCGTGATGGTCAACCAATTGCAGATGCCATGGGCGAAACCTATGCCTTAACGTCAGCGGATGTAGGTGCGGAAATTTCTGTTTCCGCAAGCTACACGGATGGTCAAGGAACGGATGAGATTGTGACAAGTGCAGCCACAAGCATTGTGAGTGCCTTGCCAACTCCTCCGCCTCCTGTCCCAACCGAAGCGCCGACACCCGAGCCTACTGAGCCTCCAACGGAAGCGCCGACGGAAGCGCCAACACCAGAACCGACTGTTGATACAGTGGATGGCGTCACAGTAGAAACCCAAGAAGAAAGCGACGAAAACGGTAACCAAACCACAACCATCAATGTTGCACCGACAACGGATGAACGTGATGAAGACGAGGAAACTGAACACGGCAATCTAGCGGACATTCCAATCGCTTCAGATGAACAAGGCAACCCAGTGGTTCAAGTCTCGATACCAACCGGGGTTGGTTTTACCGCACAAGCGGTCACGCCTGCCACCAATGAGAATGGCGATTTGGCGACGACTTTACGTGAACTGTTGATCTCCGTCTCTGAGCCTCGTACAGAATCCGAAGAAGATCTCAACGAGATTATCCAGGAAGGCATTGATGCTTATGTGCCAACAGTTAATGACGAAGCGCAAGTCACTGTTCGCACGGTCACTTTAAGCACCGCTGAAGGTCGTGATGGTCCTGTTCCAAGTGAACCGATTATTGTCACTGGTGCAATGGGAACCGGTGAAGACGATTTGGACAATCCAGATCGTCAAGAAGCCTTGGTAATTGATGTCCGAGATTTACCTTCGGGCACAGTACTGCAGCTCGACAATGTTGAATTCGCCATTGTTATTGGCGCGACCTCCATTAATGGCGGTGAAGGTCGAAACATTGTCAGTGGAGACGGCTCCTCGCAATTTATTGTGCTAGGCGAAGCCGATGACATTCTCAAAGGCGGCGCAGGTAACGATACCATCGGAAGCCGAGGTGGCGACGACGAACTTTACGGCGGCAGTGGCGATGACATTCTCTTCGGTGGAACCGATGACGACCTAATCGATGGCGGTGTCGGAACGGACATTGCCGTGTTCGCCTATGACTATGCCGAATACAGCATTACACAACTGGAAAATACCGAAGACGGCACGCCACAATGGCAAGTCAGTCATGCGACAGAAGGTACGGATACGCTGGTGAATATTGAATATCTGGAATTCGCGGATGTGACCATTACCTTAACAGGCGAAAGTCAGATCAATGATTTTGCCACCTCTGGTCTGTTGTTCTTCTAA
- a CDS encoding sensor histidine kinase gives MKLIILFALLLFTSVSKATVVIHDSNSSYENFEMGYFQDKTGKLSLEQIQDIKAFIPITNSVALGAKIGNIWYRTSIQNNSQETQTRTFFITEPNLWEVEVFVVENNKLVNNLHNGLSVIKNGSTTRDHPELDITLAANQTQDIYIKVHTPYQHVFKAVFFTEKKLEKYKSIKTSLLHLYFGAIAALLLYNLFLYFSIRDSHYLLYIGFVFFYAIAQLEHNALYPLDSFASVEESRNFAISHILWLAFHTLFSVKLLNIKQYYPKAGTFLVIMGGFLLLLGFIGLYELAIPIAIVSILMILLPFVTLLIAIMLYRRKNKIAIFYIIAQSFFASGIIIFGLLYSGVIEYNYFTRYLNLAGSFAEIILFSFALAYKTRLVMQENAKQKSMLEDYSKLSFLGQTVINIYHQWKAPVNNIYNSINHIEVAKEFRDQNLDKIIDENLLQIKNNTQYLKETASNYLAHYKEIDKPATHVNIHDEILSVAQLLKLELEKINLKITIEGPKDIELRLQKNHFTNLMMILFENAIDVFKLRQVKNPELTLSIFASGTKFYIQIMDNAGGIAEENVDAIFEKSHSASSSTGIGLYLAKEFLLPKLHGKILAKNIKGGAMFTVTLQNKETKKQIKKHKLH, from the coding sequence ATGAAACTGATTATTCTCTTTGCTCTTTTGCTGTTCACATCCGTCTCAAAGGCGACAGTGGTGATTCATGACAGCAACAGCTCTTATGAAAATTTTGAAATGGGGTATTTCCAAGATAAAACCGGTAAGCTCAGCCTTGAGCAGATACAAGATATTAAAGCGTTCATCCCAATAACCAATAGCGTGGCTTTAGGAGCCAAAATCGGCAATATCTGGTATCGCACATCCATTCAAAACAACAGTCAAGAAACACAAACTCGAACCTTTTTTATCACCGAACCCAATCTTTGGGAGGTTGAAGTTTTTGTTGTCGAAAATAATAAATTGGTGAACAACCTTCACAATGGCTTGTCAGTTATCAAAAATGGTTCAACCACAAGAGACCATCCTGAACTCGACATTACCTTAGCCGCTAATCAAACTCAGGACATTTATATAAAAGTCCACACGCCCTATCAACATGTATTTAAAGCGGTGTTTTTTACTGAAAAAAAATTAGAGAAATATAAAAGTATTAAAACCAGCTTGCTTCATCTCTATTTCGGTGCGATTGCTGCATTACTTCTTTACAATTTGTTTCTGTACTTCTCGATACGAGACAGTCATTATTTGCTCTATATCGGCTTCGTCTTTTTTTATGCCATAGCCCAACTTGAGCATAATGCCCTTTATCCCTTAGACAGTTTTGCTTCGGTTGAAGAATCTCGTAACTTTGCCATCAGTCATATTTTATGGCTTGCTTTTCATACCCTGTTCAGCGTCAAGCTATTAAACATTAAACAATACTACCCGAAAGCAGGGACTTTCCTAGTAATCATGGGAGGGTTCTTATTACTACTCGGATTTATCGGACTGTATGAGTTGGCAATCCCTATCGCTATCGTGTCGATCCTCATGATTCTCTTGCCATTTGTAACCTTGCTCATTGCGATCATGCTGTACCGAAGAAAAAATAAAATAGCGATTTTTTATATCATCGCGCAAAGTTTTTTTGCATCAGGAATCATCATCTTTGGGTTGCTGTATAGCGGAGTGATTGAGTACAACTATTTCACAAGATACCTTAATCTTGCCGGTTCGTTTGCTGAAATCATTCTTTTTTCATTTGCCTTGGCTTATAAGACGCGCTTGGTTATGCAAGAAAATGCAAAACAAAAAAGCATGTTAGAAGACTACTCAAAATTGTCATTTTTAGGTCAAACAGTGATCAATATCTACCACCAGTGGAAAGCACCGGTGAATAATATCTACAACTCAATCAACCATATTGAAGTGGCCAAAGAGTTTCGTGACCAGAATCTAGACAAAATCATTGATGAAAATTTACTACAAATTAAAAACAATACTCAGTACTTGAAAGAGACCGCCTCAAATTACCTAGCGCATTATAAAGAGATCGACAAACCCGCCACCCACGTCAATATTCATGATGAAATCCTATCCGTTGCGCAATTGCTTAAATTAGAACTTGAAAAGATTAACCTAAAAATTACGATTGAAGGGCCAAAGGACATAGAGCTCCGATTACAGAAAAACCATTTTACGAATTTAATGATGATTCTTTTTGAAAACGCAATTGATGTCTTTAAGTTAAGACAGGTAAAAAATCCTGAATTAACGCTTTCAATCTTTGCCTCCGGAACGAAGTTTTATATTCAAATCATGGACAATGCAGGAGGAATTGCTGAAGAAAATGTGGATGCTATTTTTGAAAAAAGCCATTCTGCATCTTCATCAACAGGGATTGGCTTGTATTTGGCAAAAGAGTTTTTACTTCCTAAGCTTCATGGCAAGATCTTGGCAAAAAATATTAAAGGCGGTGCAATGTTTACGGTCACTTTACAAAATAAAGAAACAAAGAAACAAATAAAAAAACATAAGCTTCATTAA
- the queA gene encoding tRNA preQ1(34) S-adenosylmethionine ribosyltransferase-isomerase QueA: MKRQDFFFDLPESLIAQQPAKQRRDSRLLVMNPDGTTSDQSFPNILDYIQPNDLLVFNNTRVIPARLFGKKASGGKLEFLIERVLDDKTLLTHIKSSRSPKEGARLTVENSFDVEVVGRQDALYVVKVVDNDLSALALVEKFGHMPLPPYIERDQEGKDDRAEDKERYQTVYSEKPGAVAAPTAGLHFDEALLKGIQDKGAQIGFVTLHVGAGTFKPVQVDDIKEHVMHSEYLEVDEKVIEQIHQTKVKGGRVFAIGTTSVRSLESAAKYSPAGELKPYRGETDIFITPGYEFQVVDVLQTNFHLPESTLIMLVSALAGYERTMHAYKHAVEQAYRFFSYGDAMLVFPQEQKK, translated from the coding sequence GTGAAACGCCAAGATTTCTTTTTTGATTTACCTGAGAGTTTAATTGCTCAGCAACCGGCCAAGCAGCGTCGCGATAGCCGTTTGTTGGTCATGAACCCGGATGGAACAACGTCTGATCAGTCTTTTCCTAATATCTTAGACTATATTCAACCGAACGATTTATTGGTGTTCAATAACACGCGCGTTATTCCAGCGCGTTTGTTTGGCAAAAAAGCCAGCGGTGGAAAACTCGAGTTTTTGATTGAGCGTGTTTTGGATGATAAAACACTTTTAACGCATATTAAATCAAGTCGTTCACCAAAAGAAGGCGCCAGACTTACTGTCGAGAATAGCTTTGATGTTGAGGTGGTTGGACGTCAAGATGCGCTATATGTCGTGAAAGTGGTTGATAATGATTTAAGTGCTTTGGCTTTAGTTGAAAAATTTGGTCATATGCCATTGCCACCCTATATTGAACGCGATCAAGAAGGAAAAGACGATAGAGCGGAAGATAAGGAACGCTATCAAACTGTCTATAGTGAAAAACCGGGGGCGGTCGCTGCACCTACCGCTGGTTTGCACTTTGATGAAGCGTTATTAAAAGGGATTCAAGATAAGGGCGCTCAAATTGGTTTTGTGACTTTGCATGTTGGGGCTGGAACTTTTAAGCCTGTTCAGGTTGATGATATTAAAGAGCATGTAATGCACTCTGAATATTTAGAAGTGGATGAGAAGGTTATTGAGCAAATTCATCAGACTAAAGTGAAAGGTGGCCGTGTTTTTGCCATTGGCACGACTTCGGTTCGTTCTTTAGAGAGTGCTGCGAAATATTCACCGGCCGGTGAATTAAAACCGTATCGAGGTGAAACGGACATTTTCATTACACCTGGTTATGAGTTTCAAGTTGTGGATGTTTTGCAAACCAATTTTCACTTGCCGGAATCAACATTGATTATGTTAGTGTCCGCTCTCGCTGGTTACGAGAGAACCATGCATGCTTATAAACATGCAGTGGAGCAAGCGTACCGATTTTTTAGTTATGGAGATGCGATGCTGGTGTTTCCACAGGAACAGAAGAAATAA
- a CDS encoding response regulator transcription factor → MKDLTQLKNLNVLYVDDDPQACEKLGKILRYYFGAVYTATSASDAMDIFQQGKCHVLLVDYDMPIMNGADFLKEVRKVNSQIPAVIISSYDDKEKLFNAIELQLVNYLVKPYSLDQLKSLFHKVLDWIEDKGGLEKRLSDELVYSYSTKKLINKGAIITLAPSEFKILEMLLNNENRLVCYENLMDLIGDDCTHKSLVNQVHKLKKKLGIDIIQNVKDFGYLYSQKAP, encoded by the coding sequence ATGAAAGATTTAACTCAATTGAAAAACTTGAACGTACTTTATGTGGACGACGATCCTCAGGCCTGTGAAAAGCTTGGCAAGATTCTAAGGTATTATTTCGGCGCAGTTTATACCGCAACCAGTGCGAGTGATGCCATGGATATTTTTCAACAAGGCAAATGTCATGTATTGTTGGTGGATTACGATATGCCCATTATGAATGGAGCCGATTTTTTGAAGGAAGTTAGGAAGGTGAACTCACAAATTCCTGCGGTCATCATTAGTTCTTACGACGATAAAGAAAAACTGTTTAATGCGATTGAACTGCAACTGGTTAATTATTTAGTGAAACCTTACTCTCTAGACCAATTAAAATCATTGTTTCATAAAGTGTTGGACTGGATTGAAGATAAAGGCGGCTTAGAAAAGCGGTTGAGTGATGAGTTGGTTTATAGCTACAGCACTAAAAAACTAATCAATAAAGGTGCTATCATCACTTTGGCGCCCAGTGAGTTTAAAATATTAGAAATGTTGCTCAATAATGAAAATAGACTGGTTTGCTATGAGAACTTAATGGATTTGATTGGCGATGATTGCACCCATAAATCTTTGGTGAACCAAGTACATAAACTGAAAAAGAAACTCGGTATCGACATTATTCAAAATGTGAAAGATTTTGGCTATCTATACAGCCAAAAAGCACCTTAG